In one Dermatophilaceae bacterium Sec6.4 genomic region, the following are encoded:
- a CDS encoding RidA family protein: MSGVEDRLSQMGLTVPAVAAPVAAYVPAIRDGNIVMTSGQLPMVDGKLAATGKVGAEVTPEQATDLARSCALNAIAAVKSLVPDLDTVRVIKVVGFVASDPSFTGQPGVINGASQLLADAFGEKGAHARSAVGVAVLPLDAPVEVEITVSVQG; the protein is encoded by the coding sequence ATGTCGGGTGTGGAGGATCGTCTGTCGCAGATGGGGCTGACGGTGCCCGCGGTCGCAGCACCGGTCGCTGCTTACGTCCCCGCTATCAGGGACGGCAACATCGTGATGACGTCGGGTCAGCTACCGATGGTCGACGGCAAGCTCGCCGCGACCGGCAAGGTCGGCGCGGAGGTCACCCCGGAGCAGGCCACAGACCTGGCACGCAGCTGCGCGCTGAATGCGATCGCCGCCGTGAAGTCTCTGGTGCCCGACCTGGACACCGTCCGGGTGATCAAGGTGGTGGGTTTCGTGGCGAGCGATCCGTCGTTCACCGGCCAGCCCGGTGTCATCAACGGTGCCAGTCAGCTACTGGCCGACGCATTCGGCGAGAAGGGTGCGCACGCGAGGTCCGCGGTCGGTGTGGCCGTACTGCCGCTGGACGCCCCGGTCGAGGTCGAGATCACCGTCTCGGTACAGGGCTGA
- a CDS encoding Crp/Fnr family transcriptional regulator, translated as METEAVRKAPLFAALNDTDAEALLASMSRTQIPRGAELFSEGDQGDSLYVITAGKVKLGRRSVDGRENLLAILGMGEMLGELSLFDPGPRTATATAVADTELVGLAHPDMTDFLKDRPEVAMTMLAALARRLRRTNEALGDLVFTDVPGRVAKALLDLSSRFGRPVDDGILVAHDLTQEELAQLVGASRETVNKALADFSARGWVKLEARAVTLLDVERLQHRAR; from the coding sequence GTGGAAACCGAAGCCGTGCGCAAGGCGCCGTTGTTCGCTGCTTTGAACGATACGGACGCGGAGGCGCTGCTCGCATCGATGTCGCGCACTCAGATTCCACGTGGCGCTGAGTTGTTCAGTGAAGGCGACCAGGGCGACTCCCTCTACGTCATCACCGCCGGCAAGGTGAAGCTGGGTCGGCGCTCCGTCGACGGCCGCGAGAACCTGCTGGCCATCCTCGGGATGGGCGAGATGCTCGGTGAGCTGAGCCTGTTCGATCCGGGGCCCCGCACTGCCACGGCCACTGCAGTCGCCGACACCGAGCTGGTCGGGCTGGCCCACCCGGACATGACCGACTTCCTCAAGGACCGCCCCGAGGTCGCCATGACGATGCTGGCTGCCCTCGCCCGCAGGCTGCGCCGCACCAACGAGGCGCTCGGCGACCTTGTATTCACCGATGTGCCGGGCCGGGTCGCCAAGGCGTTGCTGGACCTCTCCAGTCGCTTCGGGCGGCCGGTCGACGACGGCATCCTGGTCGCGCACGACCTGACCCAGGAGGAGTTGGCCCAGTTGGTCGGCGCGTCCCGGGAGACCGTCAACAAGGCACTGGCCGATTTCAGCGCACGCGGCTGGGTCAAGCTCGAAGCACGCGCGGTGACCCTGCTCGACGTCGAACGACTGCAGCACCGCGCACGCTGA
- a CDS encoding MBL fold metallo-hydrolase, translated as MTWQGGPVTPGATVVLCPNPGPMTLDGTNTWVLTAPGSRDAVVVDPGPLDETHLQAVLAQVAAQDARVALTLLTHGHFDHAESADRWADLTGAPVRGAGRGQPFSDNERITLGGLQIRVLLTPGHTSDSVSFLVESEHLLLTGDTVLGRGSSVVAHPDGELAAYLNSLDRLAAVAEKMTLGPGHGPTHPDAAPVVAQYTAHRMQRLEQVRAALAAGAAGAPDVVQAVVESVYADVPREVWPAAKATVAAQLDYLD; from the coding sequence ATGACCTGGCAGGGCGGCCCGGTGACACCCGGAGCGACGGTGGTGCTCTGCCCCAACCCCGGACCGATGACACTGGACGGAACGAACACCTGGGTGCTGACGGCGCCCGGCTCCCGGGATGCGGTCGTCGTCGATCCTGGACCGCTGGACGAGACGCATCTGCAGGCAGTGCTCGCGCAGGTGGCAGCGCAGGACGCCCGTGTCGCGCTGACGCTGCTGACCCACGGCCACTTCGATCATGCGGAGTCCGCAGACCGCTGGGCAGACCTGACCGGCGCACCCGTGCGGGGTGCCGGCCGCGGGCAGCCGTTCTCCGACAACGAGCGGATCACTCTCGGAGGGCTGCAGATCCGGGTGCTGCTTACCCCCGGGCACACCAGCGATTCGGTCTCGTTCCTGGTCGAGAGTGAACACCTGCTGCTGACCGGTGACACGGTGCTGGGCCGGGGCTCCAGCGTGGTCGCCCACCCCGACGGTGAGCTCGCGGCGTACCTGAACTCGTTGGACCGGTTGGCAGCCGTCGCGGAAAAAATGACGCTCGGCCCCGGTCACGGGCCCACGCACCCCGACGCCGCTCCCGTCGTCGCGCAATACACCGCGCATCGGATGCAGCGTCTGGAGCAGGTACGGGCGGCGCTCGCAGCCGGCGCGGCTGGTGCGCCGGATGTCGTGCAGGCTGTGGTGGAAAGTGTTTATGCGGACGTGCCGCGAGAGGTCTGGCCGGCCGCGAAGGCAACCGTGGCGGCCCAGCTGGACTATCTCGACTAG
- a CDS encoding ArsA-related P-loop ATPase, which yields MSTRDLNIDTLIADRSIRTIICCGSGGVGKTTTAAAVAIRAAEAGRSVAVLTIDPARRLAQALGLEHLDNDPAPVETIDTSAGGCLDAMMLDMKRTFDEVVLSHSTPEKADAIMANPFYQAVSSSFAGTQEYMAMERLGQLHQEMSGADPRWDLIVVDTPPSRSAMDFLDAPKKLGSFLDGRFIRLMTAPAKVGGRAYLKFVSIGMGSVTAVMGRVLGTQLLTDAQTFIAALDTMFGGFRERADETYAALSDVSTAFLVVASPERDALREASFFVDRLATEGMPLAGLVVNRIQPVTIPSLSSSRALETAQAMQDLPNRPDGWSPADTAALLQIHAESADLAARHRAAVERFTAAHEDIAQVQVPASGSDVNNVAQLRQIGDALSGG from the coding sequence ATGAGCACGCGCGACCTCAACATCGACACGTTGATCGCCGACCGGTCGATCCGCACCATCATCTGCTGCGGATCCGGCGGGGTCGGCAAAACGACGACCGCCGCGGCTGTCGCCATTCGGGCCGCCGAAGCCGGTCGATCGGTAGCCGTGCTCACCATCGATCCCGCCCGCCGCCTGGCGCAGGCGCTGGGCCTGGAGCACCTCGACAACGACCCCGCGCCCGTCGAGACGATCGACACGTCTGCGGGCGGCTGCCTCGACGCGATGATGCTGGACATGAAGCGCACCTTCGATGAGGTGGTGCTCTCGCATTCGACCCCTGAAAAGGCCGACGCCATCATGGCCAACCCGTTCTATCAGGCCGTCTCCAGCTCGTTCGCGGGCACCCAGGAGTACATGGCGATGGAGCGCCTGGGGCAGTTGCACCAGGAAATGTCCGGAGCCGACCCGCGCTGGGATCTGATCGTGGTCGACACCCCACCGTCCCGCTCGGCGATGGATTTCCTGGACGCGCCCAAGAAGCTCGGGTCCTTCCTGGACGGACGATTCATCCGGCTGATGACCGCGCCCGCCAAGGTGGGTGGCCGGGCGTACCTGAAGTTCGTCTCCATCGGGATGGGCTCGGTGACCGCGGTGATGGGCAGGGTGCTGGGCACCCAGTTGCTGACCGATGCCCAGACGTTCATCGCGGCTCTGGACACGATGTTCGGTGGTTTTCGCGAACGCGCCGATGAAACGTATGCCGCGCTCAGCGACGTGAGCACGGCATTTCTGGTCGTCGCCTCCCCGGAGCGGGACGCACTGCGGGAAGCCTCATTCTTCGTGGACCGACTCGCGACCGAAGGCATGCCGCTCGCCGGACTGGTCGTCAACCGCATCCAACCGGTGACAATCCCGTCGCTGTCGTCGTCGCGAGCCCTGGAGACGGCACAGGCGATGCAGGATCTGCCGAACCGACCTGATGGTTGGTCCCCCGCGGATACTGCGGCACTGCTACAGATCCACGCGGAATCCGCGGATCTCGCAGCGCGGCATCGCGCTGCGGTAGAACGGTTCACCGCTGCACATGAGGACATTGCCCAGGTGCAGGTTCCTGCCTCCGGCAGCGACGTCAACAACGTCGCCCAGTTGCGGCAGATCGGCGACGCGCTCAGCGGCGGTTAA
- the nth gene encoding endonuclease III yields MYRALEQTYPYAHCELDFSTPLELLVATILSAQTTDVGVNKVTPTLFQRYPDAAAYAGADREQLETLLRPTGFFRAKANSVITLGQALVERYDGAVPPRLEDLVTLPGVGRKTANVVLGDAFGIPGLTVDTHFGRLVRRFGWTEETDPVKVEAAIGQMFARKDWTMLSHVLIFHGRRMCHAKKPACGVCPVARWCPSYGDGETDPDKARALLKYEMAPR; encoded by the coding sequence ATGTACCGCGCGCTGGAGCAGACGTATCCCTATGCCCATTGTGAACTGGACTTCAGCACCCCGTTGGAGTTGCTGGTCGCAACCATCCTGTCTGCGCAGACAACGGACGTCGGGGTCAACAAGGTGACGCCCACGTTGTTCCAGCGCTACCCCGACGCCGCGGCCTACGCCGGCGCGGATCGGGAGCAGCTGGAGACGCTGCTGCGTCCGACGGGGTTCTTCCGGGCGAAGGCCAACTCGGTGATCACCTTGGGTCAGGCGCTGGTCGAGCGGTACGACGGCGCTGTCCCACCCCGGCTGGAGGATCTCGTCACGCTGCCCGGAGTAGGGCGCAAGACTGCCAATGTGGTGCTCGGCGACGCCTTCGGAATACCGGGCCTGACGGTGGACACCCACTTCGGGCGACTCGTGCGGCGCTTCGGGTGGACCGAGGAGACCGACCCCGTCAAGGTCGAAGCCGCTATCGGCCAGATGTTCGCGCGCAAGGACTGGACGATGCTCAGCCATGTGCTGATCTTCCACGGTCGGCGGATGTGCCACGCGAAGAAACCCGCCTGCGGGGTGTGCCCGGTGGCCCGCTGGTGCCCGTCGTACGGCGATGGCGAGACCGATCCGGACAAGGCCCGCGCGCTGCTCAAATACGAGATGGCACCTCGGTGA
- a CDS encoding ArsA-related P-loop ATPase, with amino-acid sequence MTAQLHIISGKGGTGKTTVAAALALSLAHEGQHVLLVEVEARGGISQLFDVPVGGKEETHVARGLGGGEVRALAVDAKAALMEYLQIFYKLGRAGSLLEKFGAVDFATTIAPGMRDVLLTGKVYEVVRRDAHHARRGFQPYDAVVLDAPPTGRIGRFLGVNRELSGLAKMGPIKKQADSIMTMLTSGRSHLHLVTHAEEMPVQETIDAAAELRELGLTMGSIIINAEQAVLLDPDTRALLQEADFDESPLRADLTAADLRVGPTLVDGLLDAGRRRDQRLRLEERESARLEDLGMPIVRLPTIRDGIDAGGLRQLATALREQGLQ; translated from the coding sequence GTGACCGCACAACTACACATCATCTCGGGCAAGGGGGGCACCGGGAAAACGACCGTTGCTGCCGCCCTGGCCCTGTCACTGGCACACGAGGGCCAGCACGTGCTGCTCGTCGAAGTAGAGGCGCGTGGCGGCATCAGTCAGCTCTTCGACGTGCCCGTGGGGGGCAAGGAGGAGACGCATGTCGCCCGAGGGCTCGGCGGCGGAGAGGTGCGCGCGTTGGCAGTCGACGCCAAGGCAGCGCTGATGGAGTACCTGCAGATCTTCTACAAACTGGGCCGGGCGGGCAGTCTGCTGGAGAAGTTCGGAGCCGTCGACTTCGCCACGACCATCGCGCCGGGGATGCGCGACGTGCTGCTGACCGGCAAGGTCTACGAGGTCGTCCGCCGCGACGCCCATCACGCACGGCGTGGTTTCCAGCCGTACGACGCCGTCGTCCTGGACGCGCCGCCCACCGGGCGGATCGGCCGGTTCCTCGGCGTCAACCGCGAGCTGTCCGGGCTGGCCAAGATGGGGCCGATCAAGAAGCAGGCCGACTCGATCATGACGATGCTCACCTCCGGACGCAGTCATCTGCACCTGGTGACCCACGCGGAGGAGATGCCGGTGCAGGAGACCATCGACGCGGCGGCAGAGCTGCGGGAGTTGGGACTGACGATGGGGTCGATCATCATCAACGCTGAGCAGGCGGTGCTGCTGGACCCCGATACGCGTGCGCTGCTGCAGGAAGCGGACTTCGACGAGTCGCCGCTTCGTGCCGATCTGACGGCGGCCGACCTGCGCGTGGGCCCGACCCTCGTCGACGGGCTACTGGACGCCGGGCGCCGCAGGGATCAGCGGCTGCGCCTGGAAGAACGCGAAAGTGCCCGTCTGGAAGATCTCGGTATGCCGATCGTCCGGTTGCCGACGATTCGCGACGGGATAGACGCCGGCGGACTACGCCAACTCGCGACCGCGCTACGAGAGCAGGGCCTGCAATGA
- a CDS encoding phage holin family protein codes for MAQSTKEQPSTSSREAAGQRTLGQLVADAQTDVKDIVKGEIALAKIEIKSDVAKGGKGAGMLVGAAVFGLFALGFLLTAGAWALSLVLPTWAGFLIVGGALLLITALLALVGIGALKKIKGKPERTIETSQKAVAAIKPPKAA; via the coding sequence ATGGCTCAGAGCACCAAAGAGCAGCCCAGCACCTCATCCCGTGAGGCAGCTGGGCAGCGCACGCTCGGCCAGTTGGTCGCCGATGCCCAGACCGATGTCAAAGACATCGTCAAAGGTGAGATCGCCCTCGCGAAGATTGAGATCAAGTCCGATGTCGCCAAGGGTGGCAAGGGCGCGGGCATGCTGGTCGGGGCGGCCGTCTTCGGCCTCTTCGCGCTCGGCTTCCTGCTGACTGCGGGCGCCTGGGCGCTGTCGCTGGTACTGCCGACCTGGGCGGGCTTCCTCATCGTCGGCGGCGCTCTGCTGCTCATCACGGCCCTCCTCGCGCTGGTCGGCATCGGTGCCCTGAAGAAGATCAAGGGCAAGCCGGAGCGCACCATTGAAACCAGCCAGAAGGCTGTCGCAGCGATCAAGCCGCCGAAGGCCGCGTAG
- a CDS encoding alpha/beta hydrolase, with amino-acid sequence MASALDLLHRVAPPPDETTPYGPLADQLYDLRRPRSGARNVTVVIVHGGFWRPATDRTHAGPQAEALAEAGFHVVVVEYRRAERGGWPQLRDDLLTALETVAARDDLPSDIVLVGHSAGGHLVTWLAAQQAPEARAVLAAVSLAGCVDLHRVFALDLGNGAAQALMGSTPEQDPQAWAAADPALLGTPRIPVVAIHGDRDDVVPVDISRRYVAAAPGTTTITCSGADHFDLVDPQAPAFRIVLDTIIELAGDPTA; translated from the coding sequence ATGGCATCTGCGCTCGACCTGCTCCACCGTGTCGCGCCACCACCGGATGAAACGACGCCCTACGGTCCGCTGGCCGACCAGCTCTACGACCTGCGCCGCCCGCGCAGTGGAGCACGAAATGTGACGGTCGTCATCGTGCACGGCGGATTCTGGCGACCGGCCACCGATCGCACGCACGCCGGCCCGCAGGCCGAGGCATTGGCCGAAGCCGGTTTCCACGTCGTTGTCGTGGAGTACCGCCGTGCGGAACGAGGCGGGTGGCCGCAGTTGCGCGATGACCTGCTCACTGCCCTCGAAACGGTCGCTGCGCGCGATGACCTGCCCAGTGACATCGTGCTGGTCGGGCACTCGGCAGGAGGTCATCTCGTGACATGGCTGGCCGCGCAGCAGGCACCCGAAGCACGCGCAGTGCTCGCGGCTGTGTCGCTGGCCGGGTGCGTCGATCTGCACCGGGTGTTTGCGCTCGATCTGGGCAACGGCGCCGCGCAGGCACTGATGGGCAGCACCCCCGAGCAGGACCCCCAGGCCTGGGCGGCCGCTGATCCGGCGCTCCTGGGCACACCGCGCATCCCGGTCGTGGCCATCCACGGTGACCGCGACGACGTGGTGCCCGTTGACATCAGCAGGCGGTATGTCGCCGCCGCGCCTGGAACGACAACTATCACCTGCAGTGGTGCCGATCACTTCGATCTGGTCGATCCGCAGGCGCCCGCATTCCGAATAGTCCTGGACACCATCATCGAGCTGGCGGGGGATCCCACCGCGTGA
- a CDS encoding CoA pyrophosphatase, whose product MSDGHPVPSWLQNIEAQAAQRMPRFAAGSGSGGRASAVLMLFGPRVGGGEDILLTQRAETLRKHAGQVSFPGGGVDPGDAAPRDTALREANEEVGLSAEGVYVVGQLPIFPLSVTGFQVTPVVAWWESPSPVVAREAEVARVARVSVADLIDPANRFTAVAPGRKFAAPAFEVDGLYIWGFTAILLNETLKLAGHAVPWDEHDERLVPERYRRV is encoded by the coding sequence GTGAGCGATGGTCACCCCGTTCCGTCGTGGTTGCAGAACATCGAAGCTCAGGCCGCGCAGCGGATGCCGAGATTCGCGGCGGGTTCGGGCTCCGGTGGTCGGGCGTCCGCCGTATTGATGCTCTTCGGCCCGCGCGTCGGTGGCGGCGAAGACATCCTGCTGACCCAGCGCGCTGAGACGCTGCGTAAACATGCTGGGCAGGTGTCCTTTCCCGGCGGAGGTGTCGACCCGGGGGACGCCGCACCTCGCGACACTGCGTTGCGGGAGGCCAACGAGGAGGTAGGCCTGAGCGCCGAGGGTGTGTACGTCGTGGGTCAGTTGCCGATATTCCCGCTGAGTGTGACGGGGTTTCAGGTCACGCCCGTGGTGGCCTGGTGGGAATCACCATCGCCCGTCGTGGCCCGCGAGGCCGAGGTCGCCAGAGTGGCGCGGGTGTCAGTCGCTGACCTGATCGATCCGGCGAACCGGTTCACTGCGGTCGCACCAGGGCGGAAGTTCGCCGCACCCGCGTTCGAGGTGGACGGACTCTACATCTGGGGATTCACTGCGATCCTGCTCAACGAAACATTGAAGCTCGCCGGACATGCAGTGCCCTGGGACGAGCACGACGAACGACTCGTACCCGAGCGCTACCGGCGGGTGTGA
- a CDS encoding WhiB family transcriptional regulator — protein sequence MTAVAVERTNWDRGWAARAACRGGSPDELFAKGAAQQNAKAICHGCPVVAECLADALDNRTEYGVWGGMTERERRALLRRRPEVVSWTALFKAAQAGDRP from the coding sequence ATGACTGCAGTAGCGGTAGAGCGAACGAACTGGGATCGAGGCTGGGCGGCGCGGGCAGCCTGTCGCGGCGGCTCACCTGATGAGCTGTTCGCCAAAGGTGCAGCCCAGCAGAATGCGAAGGCCATCTGCCACGGCTGTCCAGTCGTCGCAGAATGTCTTGCGGACGCACTGGACAACCGCACCGAGTACGGCGTGTGGGGTGGCATGACGGAGCGCGAGCGTCGAGCACTGCTACGCCGCCGACCAGAAGTTGTGTCCTGGACCGCGTTGTTCAAGGCCGCCCAGGCGGGCGACCGGCCTTAA
- a CDS encoding NUDIX hydrolase gives MTTREQRYPAAGPLEDVVRTWLDAGCPAGAPTRRASTVMVLRAGQSGDAEVGGSGVEVFMQRRVATMAFAPSMWVFPGGGVDPRDGEAEPPWAGPSPDEWAARLDVPREDAVELVCAAVREVFEECGVLLAGPDGTSVLRDVSGVRWQQHRADLLAKESSLSQVLSEERLVLRSDLLSLQDHWVTPEFEKKRYDTYFFAALLPEGQIADDQTTEADVSRWVRPAELLAALTAGEVMMLAPTSTNLERLTQADAPAAVVGSTPQVIRVMPVAHYDGDQVVMTAQLPV, from the coding sequence ATGACCACCCGAGAACAGCGCTACCCTGCCGCCGGTCCGCTGGAGGATGTGGTCCGGACCTGGCTGGACGCGGGTTGCCCTGCCGGTGCGCCCACTCGGCGTGCATCCACCGTGATGGTGTTGCGCGCCGGGCAGTCCGGCGATGCGGAAGTGGGTGGCTCAGGTGTGGAGGTCTTCATGCAGCGCCGGGTCGCGACGATGGCGTTCGCGCCGTCGATGTGGGTCTTCCCCGGCGGTGGCGTCGATCCCCGCGACGGTGAAGCCGAGCCGCCGTGGGCAGGGCCGAGCCCGGATGAGTGGGCAGCCCGGCTCGACGTCCCACGCGAGGACGCCGTGGAACTCGTATGCGCGGCAGTCCGGGAAGTTTTCGAAGAATGCGGTGTACTGCTCGCCGGCCCGGACGGGACATCTGTACTGCGGGATGTGAGCGGTGTCAGGTGGCAGCAGCACCGCGCGGACCTGCTGGCCAAAGAATCGTCACTGTCCCAGGTGCTGTCCGAGGAGCGGTTGGTGCTCCGTTCGGACCTGCTGTCGCTGCAGGACCACTGGGTGACGCCGGAGTTCGAGAAGAAGCGCTACGACACTTACTTCTTCGCCGCGCTGCTGCCCGAGGGGCAGATCGCCGACGACCAGACCACCGAGGCGGACGTCTCCCGGTGGGTACGACCCGCCGAGCTCCTGGCTGCCCTGACAGCGGGCGAGGTGATGATGCTGGCTCCCACGAGCACGAATCTGGAACGTCTGACACAGGCGGATGCCCCGGCCGCAGTCGTCGGCTCGACACCGCAGGTGATCCGGGTGATGCCGGTGGCTCACTACGACGGTGACCAGGTCGTCATGACAGCGCAGCTGCCGGTATGA
- a CDS encoding FAD-dependent oxidoreductase: MAHQGLRPVHAGSDLHVVVVGAGMVGLSTAWYLQEQGVRVTVVERSGIAAGSSWGNAGWISPGLCVPLSEPGVLKYGAKALLDPKSPLYIHFKADPQLVRFLLGFARRCTPGQWRATMAKFVPVNAQAIEAYAHLEANGVSARMKEAPIMAAFRKAEDAAALEHEIAQIREVGLDLQADEVDGATLRAQLPIVSPDVEKAIRLGGQRYIDPGAYVESLADAVRERGGEVRIGANVHALRHGPHGVTVEMMSGEPVSGDAVVIATGAWLPQLAKSCGVRTAMQAGRGYSFSLGVTEPSASPVACPVYFPYERMACTPYGDRLRVGGTMEFADADAPLSMARVDGIMHSGRPLLSGVDWDDPQDLWVGSRPVTVDGMPLVGATKVPRVFVNGGHGMWGITLGPLTARLLARQMVTGQVPSELVPFAPTR, from the coding sequence ATGGCGCACCAGGGGCTGCGGCCCGTACACGCTGGGTCCGATCTGCACGTGGTGGTGGTCGGCGCAGGGATGGTCGGTCTGTCGACGGCCTGGTACCTGCAGGAGCAGGGGGTGCGGGTCACCGTCGTGGAGAGGTCCGGTATCGCCGCTGGTAGTTCGTGGGGCAACGCCGGGTGGATCTCGCCAGGGCTGTGCGTGCCGCTGTCCGAGCCCGGTGTTCTCAAGTACGGCGCAAAGGCGCTGCTGGACCCGAAGTCGCCGCTCTACATCCACTTCAAGGCCGATCCCCAGCTGGTCAGGTTCCTGCTCGGTTTCGCCCGGCGGTGTACGCCGGGGCAGTGGCGGGCCACGATGGCCAAGTTCGTGCCGGTCAACGCCCAGGCGATCGAGGCGTACGCGCACCTCGAGGCGAACGGGGTGAGCGCGCGGATGAAGGAAGCGCCGATCATGGCCGCGTTCCGCAAGGCCGAGGACGCCGCCGCGCTGGAGCACGAGATCGCCCAGATCCGCGAGGTCGGGCTGGACCTGCAGGCCGACGAGGTCGACGGCGCCACGTTGCGTGCGCAGCTACCGATCGTGAGCCCCGACGTGGAGAAGGCGATCCGGCTCGGCGGGCAGCGCTACATCGACCCCGGTGCCTATGTCGAGTCGCTCGCCGATGCGGTGCGCGAACGGGGCGGCGAGGTGCGGATCGGGGCGAATGTGCACGCGCTGCGGCACGGTCCGCACGGGGTGACCGTGGAGATGATGAGCGGTGAGCCGGTCTCGGGTGACGCGGTCGTCATCGCCACCGGCGCCTGGCTCCCACAGCTGGCGAAAAGCTGCGGCGTGCGCACCGCCATGCAGGCCGGTCGCGGCTACAGCTTTTCGCTCGGCGTCACCGAGCCTTCGGCGAGCCCGGTGGCCTGCCCGGTCTACTTCCCGTACGAGCGGATGGCCTGCACCCCGTACGGCGACCGCTTGCGGGTGGGCGGCACCATGGAGTTCGCGGACGCCGATGCACCGCTGAGCATGGCTCGGGTCGACGGCATCATGCATTCGGGACGACCGCTGCTGTCCGGAGTGGACTGGGATGACCCGCAGGACCTGTGGGTGGGCAGCCGCCCCGTCACGGTCGACGGCATGCCGTTGGTCGGTGCAACGAAGGTGCCACGGGTGTTCGTCAACGGCGGGCACGGCATGTGGGGCATCACCCTCGGCCCGCTCACGGCCAGATTGCTCGCGCGCCAGATGGTCACCGGGCAGGTCCCGAGCGAACTGGTGCCGTTCGCACCGACCCGCTGA